One region of Bacteroidota bacterium genomic DNA includes:
- a CDS encoding quinone-dependent dihydroorotate dehydrogenase, producing the protein MGVYKSLLKPVFFLFDPEKIHHVVVLSLRVLGRIPGMKFLLRKLFVKQDPRLERNIFSIQFPNPVGLAAGFDKDAKLIPELACLGFGFIEVGTVTPKAQPGNPKPRMFRLKQDAGIINRMGFNNEGVEAMVQRLQNRPAHVIVGGNIGKNKSTPNEQAIQDYDICFRALFPFVDYFVVNVSSPNTPDLRSLQEKEPLLALLSHLQKLNAQLSAGSDGANADNNLKRKPLLLKIAPDLTNAQLDEIIEVTLETKLDGIIATNTTISRNGLKADQVTIEEIGAGGLSGKPLTSRSTEVIRYLADKAQGRYKIIGVGGIHSPEDALEKLEAGASLIQLYTGFIYEGPGLVKKISEELLKHSQ; encoded by the coding sequence ATGGGAGTTTATAAGAGTCTCTTAAAACCGGTATTTTTTCTTTTTGACCCGGAGAAAATCCATCATGTTGTTGTGTTGAGCCTGCGTGTACTGGGCAGGATACCCGGCATGAAATTCCTGCTGCGAAAGTTGTTTGTGAAACAGGATCCCCGTCTTGAACGCAATATATTTTCAATTCAATTTCCGAATCCGGTCGGACTGGCAGCGGGATTTGATAAAGACGCGAAACTTATTCCTGAATTGGCATGTCTGGGCTTTGGGTTTATTGAAGTAGGCACTGTGACACCAAAAGCTCAGCCTGGTAATCCCAAACCTCGCATGTTTCGTTTAAAGCAGGATGCAGGTATTATCAATAGGATGGGCTTCAACAATGAAGGGGTGGAAGCCATGGTTCAGAGACTTCAAAACCGCCCCGCGCATGTGATCGTTGGAGGAAATATCGGTAAAAACAAATCCACCCCGAATGAACAAGCTATTCAGGATTATGATATCTGTTTCCGGGCTTTGTTTCCGTTTGTGGACTATTTTGTTGTGAATGTGAGTTCTCCCAACACACCTGATTTACGTTCGCTGCAGGAGAAAGAGCCTCTGCTGGCACTGCTGAGTCATCTGCAAAAGCTCAATGCTCAATTGAGTGCCGGATCCGATGGAGCAAATGCTGATAATAATCTTAAAAGAAAACCTTTGCTTTTAAAAATTGCACCGGATTTGACCAATGCTCAATTGGATGAAATTATAGAGGTAACCCTGGAAACCAAACTGGATGGTATCATCGCTACGAATACAACTATTTCTAGAAATGGTTTGAAAGCGGATCAAGTAACCATTGAAGAAATTGGTGCAGGCGGGTTGAGTGGAAAGCCTTTGACTTCCAGATCTACTGAGGTAATTCGTTATCTCGCGGATAAGGCTCAGGGAAGATATAAAATCATTGGAGTGGGCGGAATACATTCTCCTGAGGATGCACTTGAAAAGCTTGAAGCCGGCGCATCCCTGATTCAATTATACACAGGTTTTATTTATGAAGGGCCCGGACTTGTGAAAAAAATATCAGAAGAACTTTTGAAACATTCCCAATGA
- the phoU gene encoding phosphate signaling complex protein PhoU: MTHLDVELKRLKDEKVEMFDLVISQLRKAKSAFLNMDNALAREVNFNEKRVNALELKIDKDCENIFALFNPVAIDLRFVLAVLKINSNLERIGDIADGISRYVMETETPFDSELLKVTRLEEMYDVAIEMLTDVQRAFDAEDAKLSRGVFKKDDILDEINGNANTVIEEYIKSHPDKISQALHIVSTIRKLERTGDQTKNIAEEIIFFLEAKVLKHLSEKAKSE, encoded by the coding sequence ATGACACATTTAGATGTTGAGCTGAAAAGGCTGAAGGATGAAAAAGTTGAGATGTTTGACCTTGTGATTTCTCAATTGAGAAAGGCGAAGTCGGCATTCCTGAATATGGACAATGCATTGGCAAGAGAAGTAAACTTCAATGAAAAAAGAGTCAATGCTCTTGAATTAAAAATTGACAAGGACTGCGAAAATATTTTCGCTCTATTCAATCCGGTAGCGATTGATTTGCGTTTTGTCCTGGCTGTTTTGAAAATCAATTCCAACCTTGAAAGGATAGGTGATATTGCGGATGGAATTTCTCGTTATGTCATGGAAACTGAAACTCCATTCGACTCTGAATTATTAAAAGTCACCAGGTTGGAAGAAATGTATGACGTGGCCATTGAAATGTTAACGGATGTTCAGCGCGCATTTGATGCGGAAGACGCCAAACTTTCACGGGGTGTTTTCAAGAAAGATGATATACTCGACGAAATCAATGGGAATGCTAATACTGTCATTGAAGAATATATCAAATCTCATCCGGATAAAATCAGTCAGGCATTACACATCGTTTCTACAATTCGAAAACTGGAACGTACCGGTGATCAGACGAAAAATATCGCGGAAGAAATCATCTTCTTTCTTGAAGCAAAAGTTCTGAAGCATCTTTCTGAAAAAGCGAAAAGTGAGTAA
- a CDS encoding phosphate ABC transporter ATP-binding protein — MNKIESKNVHLYYGEFHALKGITMSIQENTVTALIGPSGCGKSTYLRLFNRMNDLIENVRIEGDILLDGKDIYKKSIGMRIDELRKKVGMVFQKPNPFPKSIFENVAYGLRVNGVEHKTFIEERVETSLRQAALWEEVKDKLKKSAFELSGGQQQRLCIARALANEPSVLLMDEPASALDPISTSKIEELIYELKSKYTIIIVTHNMQQAGRVSDKTAFFYLGDLIEFDDTPVIFTNPADPRTQSYVTGRFG, encoded by the coding sequence ATGAATAAAATTGAAAGTAAAAACGTTCATCTGTACTATGGTGAATTTCATGCCCTGAAGGGAATTACAATGTCTATTCAGGAAAATACTGTCACTGCCCTCATCGGACCATCAGGTTGTGGCAAATCGACCTATCTCAGGCTTTTCAACAGGATGAATGATCTCATTGAAAATGTCAGAATTGAAGGTGATATATTACTGGACGGAAAAGACATTTATAAAAAATCAATCGGTATGCGGATTGATGAACTGCGTAAGAAAGTGGGGATGGTATTCCAAAAACCGAACCCATTTCCAAAAAGCATTTTCGAGAATGTAGCCTATGGGTTACGCGTCAATGGTGTTGAACATAAAACTTTTATTGAAGAACGAGTAGAAACGTCTCTACGTCAGGCAGCTTTGTGGGAAGAAGTAAAAGACAAATTAAAAAAATCAGCATTTGAATTGTCGGGTGGGCAACAACAACGTCTCTGTATTGCAAGAGCTTTGGCCAATGAACCATCAGTATTGCTGATGGATGAACCCGCATCCGCTCTTGATCCAATTTCTACTTCAAAAATTGAGGAGCTGATTTATGAATTGAAAAGCAAGTACACCATCATCATTGTGACGCACAATATGCAACAGGCCGGACGGGTGAGCGACAAAACAGCATTCTTTTACCTGGGAGACCTGATCGAATTTGACGATACCCCTGTAATCTTTACCAACCCCGCAGATCCCCGAACTCAAAGTTATGTAACCGGAAGATTTGGATGA
- the pstA gene encoding phosphate ABC transporter permease PstA — MTKQAKENIAFWTFRILSILVLGILFWILEFIFVRGWHMLNWDFLTKMPEDGMTKGGIYPAIIGTLCLVTGSMLFAFPIGVLAGIYIHEYTNESKFKRFMKLMTNNLAGIPSIVFGLFGMSLFVKTLNFGDSILAGSLTLGLLALPVVIRVTEEALLAVNDSFRDGSYALGATKLQTIRKVVLPIAMPNIITGLILSIGRVSGETAPILFTVAAYFLPKLPTSIFDQVMALPYHLYVISTSGTKVEESRDMAYGTALVLVLFVLILNLLANALRRYLGNKVKMN, encoded by the coding sequence ATGACTAAACAAGCGAAAGAAAATATTGCGTTCTGGACATTCAGAATTCTGAGCATTCTGGTTCTGGGAATTTTGTTCTGGATCCTGGAATTTATTTTTGTCAGAGGCTGGCATATGCTCAACTGGGATTTCTTAACGAAAATGCCAGAAGACGGAATGACAAAAGGCGGAATTTATCCGGCAATTATCGGAACTCTTTGTCTCGTAACAGGATCAATGCTTTTTGCATTTCCTATTGGAGTGTTGGCAGGAATTTACATCCATGAATACACAAATGAATCGAAGTTTAAAAGATTCATGAAATTGATGACTAATAATCTCGCGGGGATTCCATCCATTGTTTTTGGTTTGTTTGGAATGTCACTGTTTGTAAAAACACTGAACTTCGGGGATTCGATTCTAGCCGGATCGCTGACATTAGGACTTCTTGCTCTTCCTGTTGTTATACGCGTGACAGAAGAAGCTTTACTTGCAGTGAACGACAGTTTCCGTGACGGAAGCTATGCATTGGGTGCTACTAAACTTCAGACAATTCGCAAGGTTGTTTTGCCCATTGCGATGCCGAATATCATCACCGGACTAATTTTGTCAATTGGTCGTGTTTCCGGGGAAACAGCACCTATTCTTTTTACGGTTGCGGCTTATTTCCTACCGAAATTGCCAACTTCAATCTTCGATCAGGTCATGGCACTCCCCTATCACTTGTATGTAATTTCCACGAGTGGAACAAAAGTGGAAGAATCCAGAGATATGGCTTATGGTACGGCATTGGTATTGGTACTCTTTGTACTGATATTGAATTTACTTGCAAACGCTTTGAGAAGATATCTGGGAAACAAAGTAAAAATGAATTAA